The Salvelinus alpinus chromosome 28, SLU_Salpinus.1, whole genome shotgun sequence genome includes a window with the following:
- the LOC139557244 gene encoding solute carrier organic anion transporter family member 4A1-like isoform X2 — MPILLNADTSFSSKQELLDLQNGPIGPSLDTPSPLNSHEDSPVGSGPGSPAGEGPAGHLIFTRASAPLPGQLYGVEVATETPLGLKFIPTDSEGLCGWGALTPRAIQTFNTPRWVLFFLCVASFLQGMIINGFINTVVTSIERRFDLRSYQAGLIASSYDIAACVCLAFVSYFGGTGHKPRWLGWGVLVMALGSLVFALPHFTTPPYHVSIPERTGVCTGNRTSPCHDSEGGGLSSYRFVFMLGQFLHGVGATPLYTLGVTYLDENVKSSYAPVYIGIFYTAAIVGPAAGYLLGGHFLNIYTEVHMTTELTPENPLWVGAWWIGFLAGGAAALVIALPILGYPRQLPGSQKYVAMRVSEAHQLKDGSQASASDPQFGKSVKDMPRSVLLLLKNPPFLFLCLAGATEATLIAGMSTFGPKFLESQFSLSASEAATWFGYMVVPAGGGGTFLGGYIVKKLNLRCRGIIRFCMVCALVSLLAIFIFLIHCPNAPMAGVTAPYRSNLPPGHQYNKKYNEQYYEQANNLRNSSLLGGNLTVGCNADCHCLRELYNPVCGADGVMYYSPCHAGCSTINHTEISTGRQVYSGCSCVVGGNVTSGQEGLALDGKCTSSCSHMPAFLTFLFIIISFTFLCSIPALTATLRCVPDNQRSFGLGIQWIVVRSLGGIPGPIAFGSVIDISCLLWEDQCGEQGSCHLYQNSAMSRYTLIAGIIYKVLGTLFFLLASVLYKPPPESPQSSCESTDHGPGDSGGETGDLPIKDLPPEIIANVHTRL; from the exons TTGAGGTGGCCACAGAGACCCCCCTGGGCCTCAAATTCATCCCCACGGACTCAGAAGGGCTGTGTGGCTGGGGGGCCCTGACGCCCCGAGCCATCCAGACCTTCAACACCCCTCGCTGGGTGCTCTTCTTCCTCTGTGTGGCTTCCTTCCTCCAGGGCATGATCATCAATGGCTTCATCAACACCGTGGTGACCTCCATAGAGAGGCGCTTTGACCTGCGTAGCTACCAGGCCGGGCTCATCGCCAGCTCCTACGACATCGCTGCCTGTGTGTGCCTGGCCTTCGTCAGTTACTTTGGTGGGACTGGGCACAAGCCTCGTTGGCTAGGCTGGGGGGTGCTAGTCATGGCGCTAGGCTCTCTGGTGTTCGCCCTGCCTCACTTCACCACTCCCCCATACCATGTCAGCATTCCTGAGCGGACAGGGGTGTGCACAGGAAACCGTACCAGCCCCTGCCATGATAGCGAGGGTGGGGGCCTGTCCAGCTACCGCTTTGTCTTCATGCTGGGCCAGTTCCTGCACGGGGTGGGAGCCACTCCCCTGTACACTCTGGGGGTCACCTACCTGGACGAGAACGTCAAGTCCAGCTATGCTCCAGTGTACATTG GGATCTTCTATACAGCAGCCATCGTGGGTCCAGCAGCAGGGTACCTTCTAGGAGGACACTTTCTCAACATCTATACAGAGGTTCACATGAC GACGGAGCTGACTCCAGAGAACCCTCTGTGGGTGGGGGCCTGGTGGATTGGCTTCCTAGCAGGAGGAGCAGCAGCGCTGGTCATCGCCCTGCCCATCCTGGGCTACCCACGCCAACTACCAG gCTCTCAGAAGTATGTGGCCATGCGTGTGTCTGAGGCCCACCAGCTGAAAGATGGCAGTCAGGCCAGTGCATCAGACCCTCAGTTTGGGAAGTCAGTGAAGGACATGCCTAG gtcagTGTTGCTCCTGCTGAAGAaccctcccttcctcttcctgtGTCTGGCGGGGGCCACGGAGGCCACCCTCATCGCTGGCATGTCCACCTTTGGCCCAAAGTTCCTGGAGTCTCAGTTCAGCTTGAGTGCATCTGAGGCAGCCACATGGTTCG GCTACATGGTGGTGCCCGCGGGCGGAGGTGGCACCTTCCTGGGCGGCTACATCGTGAAGAAGCTGAACCTACGTTGCCGTGGCATCATCCGTTTCTGCATGGTGTGTGCCCTCGTCAGTCTACTGGCCATATTCATCTTCCTCATCCACTGTCCCAATGCCCCTATGGCCGGGGTGACTGCTCCCTACCGCAGCAACTTGCCACCGGGCCATCAGTACAACAAGAAGTACAATGAACAGTACTATGAGCAAGCCAACAACCTCCGCAACAG ctctttgTTGGGGGGCAACCTGACGGTGGGGTGTAATGCAGATTGCCACTGTTTACGAGAGCTCTATAACCCAGTCTGTGGAGCCGACGGTGTGATGTATTACTCCCCATGCCATGCAGGATGCAGCACAATCAACCACACAGAGATCTCAACAGGCAGACAG GTGTACTCGGGCTGCAGCTGTGTGGTGGGTGGGAATGTGACATCGGGGCAGGAGGGCCTGGCATTGGATGGGAAATGCACTAGCTCCTGTAGCCACATGCCAGCCTTCCTCACcttcctcttcatcatcatctcCTTCACCTTCCTGTGTAGTATACCAGCCCTCACTGCTACCCTCAG GTGTGTTCCAGACAACCAGAGGTCCTTTGGACTGGGGATCCAATGGATTGTGGTGCGAAGTCTAG GTGGGATCCCAGGCCCGATAGCATTTGGCTCTGTGATCGACATCTCATGCCTGCTGTGGGAGGACCAGTGTGGAGAGCAGGGCTCCTGCCATCTCTACCAGAACTCTGCCATGAGCCGCTACACCCTTATCGCTGGCATCATCTACAAG GTTCTCGGCACGCTGTTCTTCCTGCTGGCCAGTGTTTTGTACAAGCCCCCTCCAGAGTCGCCCCAGAGCAGCTGTGAGAGCACCGACCATGGGCCGGGGGACAGCGGGGGCGAGACGGGGGACCTCCCCATCAAGGACCTTCCACCAGAGATCATCGCCAATGTACACACCAGGTTATGA
- the LOC139557244 gene encoding solute carrier organic anion transporter family member 4A1-like isoform X1: protein MPILLNADTSFSSKQELLDLQNGPIGPSLDTPSPLNSHEDSPVGSGPGSPAGEGPAGHLIFTRASAPLPGQLYGVEVATETPLGLKFIPTDSEGLCGWGALTPRAIQTFNTPRWVLFFLCVASFLQGMIINGFINTVVTSIERRFDLRSYQAGLIASSYDIAACVCLAFVSYFGGTGHKPRWLGWGVLVMALGSLVFALPHFTTPPYHVSIPERTGVCTGNRTSPCHDSEGGGLSSYRFVFMLGQFLHGVGATPLYTLGVTYLDENVKSSYAPVYIGIFYTAAIVGPAAGYLLGGHFLNIYTEVHMTTELTPENPLWVGAWWIGFLAGGAAALVIALPILGYPRQLPGSQKYVAMRVSEAHQLKDGSQASASDPQFGKSVKDMPRSVLLLLKNPPFLFLCLAGATEATLIAGMSTFGPKFLESQFSLSASEAATWFGYMVVPAGGGGTFLGGYIVKKLNLRCRGIIRFCMVCALVSLLAIFIFLIHCPNAPMAGVTAPYRSNLPPGHQYNKKYNEQYYEQANNLRNSSLLGGNLTVGCNADCHCLRELYNPVCGADGVMYYSPCHAGCSTINHTEISTGRQVYSGCSCVVGGNVTSGQEGLALDGKCTSSCSHMPAFLTFLFIIISFTFLCSIPALTATLRCVPDNQRSFGLGIQWIVVRSLGGIPGPIAFGSVIDISCLLWEDQCGEQGSCHLYQNSAMSRYTLIAGIIYKVLGTLFFLLASVLYKPPPESPQSSCESTDHGPGDSGGETGDLPIKDLPPEIIANVHTRSCWSAGRRKGKETPRSGRWKERSNSSPLLLQPVRPTVQQVQHQS from the exons TTGAGGTGGCCACAGAGACCCCCCTGGGCCTCAAATTCATCCCCACGGACTCAGAAGGGCTGTGTGGCTGGGGGGCCCTGACGCCCCGAGCCATCCAGACCTTCAACACCCCTCGCTGGGTGCTCTTCTTCCTCTGTGTGGCTTCCTTCCTCCAGGGCATGATCATCAATGGCTTCATCAACACCGTGGTGACCTCCATAGAGAGGCGCTTTGACCTGCGTAGCTACCAGGCCGGGCTCATCGCCAGCTCCTACGACATCGCTGCCTGTGTGTGCCTGGCCTTCGTCAGTTACTTTGGTGGGACTGGGCACAAGCCTCGTTGGCTAGGCTGGGGGGTGCTAGTCATGGCGCTAGGCTCTCTGGTGTTCGCCCTGCCTCACTTCACCACTCCCCCATACCATGTCAGCATTCCTGAGCGGACAGGGGTGTGCACAGGAAACCGTACCAGCCCCTGCCATGATAGCGAGGGTGGGGGCCTGTCCAGCTACCGCTTTGTCTTCATGCTGGGCCAGTTCCTGCACGGGGTGGGAGCCACTCCCCTGTACACTCTGGGGGTCACCTACCTGGACGAGAACGTCAAGTCCAGCTATGCTCCAGTGTACATTG GGATCTTCTATACAGCAGCCATCGTGGGTCCAGCAGCAGGGTACCTTCTAGGAGGACACTTTCTCAACATCTATACAGAGGTTCACATGAC GACGGAGCTGACTCCAGAGAACCCTCTGTGGGTGGGGGCCTGGTGGATTGGCTTCCTAGCAGGAGGAGCAGCAGCGCTGGTCATCGCCCTGCCCATCCTGGGCTACCCACGCCAACTACCAG gCTCTCAGAAGTATGTGGCCATGCGTGTGTCTGAGGCCCACCAGCTGAAAGATGGCAGTCAGGCCAGTGCATCAGACCCTCAGTTTGGGAAGTCAGTGAAGGACATGCCTAG gtcagTGTTGCTCCTGCTGAAGAaccctcccttcctcttcctgtGTCTGGCGGGGGCCACGGAGGCCACCCTCATCGCTGGCATGTCCACCTTTGGCCCAAAGTTCCTGGAGTCTCAGTTCAGCTTGAGTGCATCTGAGGCAGCCACATGGTTCG GCTACATGGTGGTGCCCGCGGGCGGAGGTGGCACCTTCCTGGGCGGCTACATCGTGAAGAAGCTGAACCTACGTTGCCGTGGCATCATCCGTTTCTGCATGGTGTGTGCCCTCGTCAGTCTACTGGCCATATTCATCTTCCTCATCCACTGTCCCAATGCCCCTATGGCCGGGGTGACTGCTCCCTACCGCAGCAACTTGCCACCGGGCCATCAGTACAACAAGAAGTACAATGAACAGTACTATGAGCAAGCCAACAACCTCCGCAACAG ctctttgTTGGGGGGCAACCTGACGGTGGGGTGTAATGCAGATTGCCACTGTTTACGAGAGCTCTATAACCCAGTCTGTGGAGCCGACGGTGTGATGTATTACTCCCCATGCCATGCAGGATGCAGCACAATCAACCACACAGAGATCTCAACAGGCAGACAG GTGTACTCGGGCTGCAGCTGTGTGGTGGGTGGGAATGTGACATCGGGGCAGGAGGGCCTGGCATTGGATGGGAAATGCACTAGCTCCTGTAGCCACATGCCAGCCTTCCTCACcttcctcttcatcatcatctcCTTCACCTTCCTGTGTAGTATACCAGCCCTCACTGCTACCCTCAG GTGTGTTCCAGACAACCAGAGGTCCTTTGGACTGGGGATCCAATGGATTGTGGTGCGAAGTCTAG GTGGGATCCCAGGCCCGATAGCATTTGGCTCTGTGATCGACATCTCATGCCTGCTGTGGGAGGACCAGTGTGGAGAGCAGGGCTCCTGCCATCTCTACCAGAACTCTGCCATGAGCCGCTACACCCTTATCGCTGGCATCATCTACAAG GTTCTCGGCACGCTGTTCTTCCTGCTGGCCAGTGTTTTGTACAAGCCCCCTCCAGAGTCGCCCCAGAGCAGCTGTGAGAGCACCGACCATGGGCCGGGGGACAGCGGGGGCGAGACGGGGGACCTCCCCATCAAGGACCTTCCACCAGAGATCATCGCCAATGTACACACCAG ATCCTGCTGGTCGGCTGGAAGGAGAAAAGGAAAGGAGACCCCCAGGTCTGGGAGGTGGAAGGAGAGGTCAAACAGTAGCCCTCTTCTCCTGCAGCCTGTGAGGCCCACTGTGCAACAGGTCCAACATCAGTCTTGA